The Candidatus Eisenbacteria bacterium DNA window GGCTCGAAACTCGGAGATCAGTAAAATTGCCTAGGGCTCTCGACTTCTTTGCTGGAGCTGGTCTTGCGACCGAAGGATTGCGTTTATCCTTCGACGTCGTATGGGCTAACGATATTTGTCCCAAAAAGGCAAGAGTCTACTTAGCAAACCACCCTCGCGAAGGATTCGAGCTAAGTCCCATTGAGAAGGTGCGAGGCTCTAATCTGCCGGAAGCTGATCTTTCTTGGGCAAGCTTTCCATGCCAGGATTTGTCCTTGGCGGGGAAGCTGGGGGGGATCGATAAAGCGCGCAGCGGCCTTGTTTGGCACTGGCTACGTGTGATGGATGAGATGCAGCGCCGTCCCCCCATGGTTGTAGCTGAAAATGTAATCGGTCTCCTTTCCGCAGCTAAAGGAGAGCACTACAGGCTTCTGCATCAGGCGTTAGAGAAGCGTGGCTACCGGGTAGGTCCGATTGTGCTTGACGCTGTCCATTGGGTTCCCCAATCCCGCCCCAGGGTTTTCGTAATAGGTATTAAACACGGTCCCGACTTAACGGGTCTCACGGCACCAGTACCCGGGTGGCTGCATCCGGCATCCGTCCGTCGGGCTTGCTCGGGTCTCAACGACTTGCTCTGGTGGCGGATGCCAATGCCCAGGCCTAGACAAAGCAATCTTGCGGAGATACTAGATCCCGAGGCTAAGCCTCACGAAGAAGACATCTCCGACCGAAACCTCGAGTTAATCCCACACGAGCACTGGCAGAAGATGAAGATGGCTATTAAAGCTGGGACTCGTGTGTTCGCGGGCTACAAAAGGACGAGGACCAGGGGGCAGACCCTAGAACTTAGATTCGATGGGATTGCTGGATGTCTTCGAACACCTGGTGGGGGAAGCAGCCGCCAATTGGTTGTAGTATGGAACAATGGTAAGCCGCATACGCGATTGCTGACTGTCACCGAGACTGCACGTCTGATGGGTGCAAGGAAGTCCTACAAGGTGCCCGGATCGTATAATGACGGTTACAAGGCCATGGGTGACGGAGTTGCGGTGCCTTCAGTAAGATTCTTGAGCAAGCACTTATTGTCATCTTTAGCTACACTTGTCGATACGGAGGAGGCGTGAACTCACTTTATAATCTCCTCAGCTCTTTCGCTCGTAGCCATGGGATTAAAGGAAAGAGTCCTCTATGTGTTGTTCTTGTAGTAACTCGCCATGCGCAGATCCAGGGGTTACCCCTTGAACCTGAGCTGATGCTCACGAAGAGAGGGGGGCAGGTTCGTGGATTAGGCAAAGCCGCGGTTCAGAAGATCCTGGCCGAGCATGAGATCTTCCGTACTCTTGCGGAGGAAGGTGGCCGAACAAGTCGCGGAAGCATCGGCAATATGAAGGAGTATGTAGAGTTTCTGAACGGACTCGCTCGTTCGGGAGAGGTTGATCTTGAGTCAGTGGAGAATTTCTGGATCGACCGTGTAAAGAATTTTTTCGCCTCAAAGCCATTTTCTCTCCGTTTGGATTTCTCTAAGTCAATCCGCTCTGTGGTTCGCGACCTTTTACTGCAAGCTGAACGTCGGCAGAAAGAAGGATCGGGAACAATGGTTCTCGGGACAGTTCTCCAGCATCTCGTAGGCGCGAAACTCGATCTCGTATTAGAGACCGAGATCGAACACCGGGGGGCATCAGTCAAGGATGAGGGCGCAGGGTATGACGCCGACTTTCTTATCGAGGATGCGGCAATTCATGTAACGACATCTCCAGCAGAAGCTCTGCTGCGAAAATGCAAAAAGAACCTGGATGGCGGATTAAGGCCGATAATTATCACGATTGAAAAGGGAGTAACTGCGGCGGAGATGTTCGCCGACCAACGCGGCGTAGCTGATCGGGTTGATGTGTTTGACGGTGAGCAGTTCCTAGCCGGAAACCTCTATGAGCTGGGGGGGTTTGGCAGAGACGGAAGAAGAACTACTGCGAAAAATCTAATCGCTAGATATAACAAGATCGTCTCCGAATGTGAAACAGATCCAGGTCTCCGCATCGAAATCTCCACATGACAGATACTTTAGAGCCAGAAAAGCGCAGTTGGGTAATGTCACGTGTCCGTTCCAAGGACACTTCACCGGAAATAACCGTACGCTCGCTTGTGCATCGCCTTGGTTTCCGGTTCAGATTACATCGCCGAGATCTTCCAGGTACACCCGACTTGGTGTTCCCTTCCCGACATATGGTCATCTTCGTGCATGGTTGCTTTTGGCATGGTCACCGATGCAGGAGGGGAAACCGGATTCCGAAGACCAATCGGTCGTATTGGATCGACAAGATCAACCGGAACAAGGCTCGTGACAGACTGCAGCGAGGGCGCCTTCGTCGTCTGGGCTGGCGAGTTATGGTTGTCTGGGAGTGCCAGCTTTCGGATCTAGACCGTCTTGAACGAAGAATCATCGGCTTTCTCAATAGTGACTCCTAAGAACCACTCTGAACCTGCTAAACGTCATGTGTCCGTACCCACTACAGGTCTCACCAGGATAACCAAGGGATCATGAGCTCTCAGCGGTAGAGGTTTGATTTTTCCATTGAAAATCCCGTACCCGCCCAAGTTTTTGGAGACGGTTAATCCGCGGATTTCTCAGATTCCGGGGACACAATCCGTAATTCGTTACCCCCATCGCGCCGGTGGACAACTCTTCCGGACTGAACCAAAACGGAATTCCGTATCGTGTCCCCGGAATGCGCGTGTCCCCGGAATGCGCCCCGGTTTCCCCCCGCCTGAGAGCCACGGCGAAAGCATGCTTCCCGGCGGGAAGTGGGCAAACGCCGTGGCCTGCTCGAATGGGTGACGAATGCTCCCTCCCGTAGTCCGCGCCGGATATGGACAGTCCCGATATTCCGGTGCTATCTTTCTAGTGTTCTGATTGATGATGATCCCACGAACCACGTCTTCGAACGGTACCTTCCGCACTTCCTCGATTCAGAACGACGATTGCTTCTAAGCTCTGGCGGTCATCCGGGATACCCGGAAAAGCCTTTGGTCTGACGACGCGGAGAAAGAAGGTCGACTATGCGCCCCGCCAAATGGAGACGTCTCGTATCCGTTCTCTGTTCCTTCCTCCTCGTGGCCCATACGCCGCTGGCGTTCGTGGGGTGCGGATCGGGTGGAGAAGACACGTCGGGCGTGACGGACACCGGGCCGCCGTCCCTCTCCGCCGCCGCCGCCGAGCCGCTCGGCTTCCTCACCGTTTCCCACGGATCGATCCGGGCGGGATCCACGGTCGCGGTCGAATTCCGAGGTGCCGGCGATTACTTGATTCACGTGGAAACGTCCGACACCGACAAGGGAAGCGCGAAGGTCGTGGTCCCCCCGTTTATCGATATGGCGACGGGGCTCCCCTCGTCGGGGAAGGTTACGGTTGCGATCGGCGACTATGAAACCGACGACTCGCTGACGATTCTCCCTCTCCCCACCCTCGATGGCGTCGACGGGGGCGAGGTGCTGCTCGAACTGCTCCATGTGGCGGTGGCGGAATACGAGGACGCGGAGGAGAATCTCGAGGATCTCTACGACGAAGCGGGCGGCGCCGTGAACGTCGACACCTCCCTCGCCTTCATCGGTGAACAGATCGCTGTTCTCGAAAGGATGATCGAGCAGATCGAGGAGGAAGGCGCGCTCGATATCGAACTGGAGTCCGGCGTGACAATGCTCACGGCGGACCAGTTATCGATCGTGGATCGTCTGATCGCCGCCTCGCTTCGCGGCATCGCGGAGGAACTGGAGATTCCGAACTGGTCCTCCACCCGCTCTTTCTCCTTCCAACGGACAGTATCGAGCGATGAACCTCTGGTGGATGTCCAGGTGGTGGTGGATGAAATCAAGGACCGGGGGGTCGAGGGAGGAAGGGCGTACCTCGGCATGTTCATACTGACCTGCACGATCGCCGGCTTCCTCGTCGGCGGTCCGGTGGGAGGCGTGATCGGCGCCTCCCTCGGATTGTATGCGGCCTGGACCGGCGCTGCGCTCGATCTGGGCGCCTCCGCCTTGACGAACGAAAACAGCGAAGCCCTCCTCACGGACGAGGAAGGGGACTTCACGATCACGAGAGACGTGATCGACCAGGTGATCCGTGTCGGGAGCCAGTTCGCTTCGGGGCTCTCCGGGCTGGCCGGCAGACTGGGGAACGTCATCTCCAACTGGCTGACCTACCGGGATACCGCGGAAGCGCTGGACAACGTGATGAACGGGGAAAACGGAGACGGGGACAACGGGGATGGCGACGGGAACGGGGACGAATACGGCACCTACATTCACGTCGCTTATTACGTGAACACCGACGGCACGGAAGGGATGGATCCGGGCGACGCGCAGATCTTCCTCACCGGGAATCCCGTCTTGC harbors:
- the vsr gene encoding DNA mismatch endonuclease Vsr encodes the protein MTDTLEPEKRSWVMSRVRSKDTSPEITVRSLVHRLGFRFRLHRRDLPGTPDLVFPSRHMVIFVHGCFWHGHRCRRGNRIPKTNRSYWIDKINRNKARDRLQRGRLRRLGWRVMVVWECQLSDLDRLERRIIGFLNSDS
- a CDS encoding DUF4928 family protein → MNSLYNLLSSFARSHGIKGKSPLCVVLVVTRHAQIQGLPLEPELMLTKRGGQVRGLGKAAVQKILAEHEIFRTLAEEGGRTSRGSIGNMKEYVEFLNGLARSGEVDLESVENFWIDRVKNFFASKPFSLRLDFSKSIRSVVRDLLLQAERRQKEGSGTMVLGTVLQHLVGAKLDLVLETEIEHRGASVKDEGAGYDADFLIEDAAIHVTTSPAEALLRKCKKNLDGGLRPIIITIEKGVTAAEMFADQRGVADRVDVFDGEQFLAGNLYELGGFGRDGRRTTAKNLIARYNKIVSECETDPGLRIEIST
- a CDS encoding DNA cytosine methyltransferase, with translation MCITAKERLETRRSVKLPRALDFFAGAGLATEGLRLSFDVVWANDICPKKARVYLANHPREGFELSPIEKVRGSNLPEADLSWASFPCQDLSLAGKLGGIDKARSGLVWHWLRVMDEMQRRPPMVVAENVIGLLSAAKGEHYRLLHQALEKRGYRVGPIVLDAVHWVPQSRPRVFVIGIKHGPDLTGLTAPVPGWLHPASVRRACSGLNDLLWWRMPMPRPRQSNLAEILDPEAKPHEEDISDRNLELIPHEHWQKMKMAIKAGTRVFAGYKRTRTRGQTLELRFDGIAGCLRTPGGGSSRQLVVVWNNGKPHTRLLTVTETARLMGARKSYKVPGSYNDGYKAMGDGVAVPSVRFLSKHLLSSLATLVDTEEA